The sequence GGCCTGAGTCCGGCCCGCCCAGGGACACGGCCGGTGCGGCTAAGGGGGAGGTCAGCGGAGGGGGCAGTGGCCTGGTGCCTGGCCACGTGGCCCCCGTCTCCCCGTACAAGCCAGGACACTCCGTCTACGCTCTGCCCCCATCCAGCATGGGCTACCCGGCGTCAATAGTGGGCACTTACTCACCGGCCTTCCCCTCTCCGCTGGTAGGCGGTGTGGAGCCCAAGCCGGCTGTGGTGGGGGGCTCGCTGACCGGCTGCCCTCCCCTCTCTGCCGGCAAGTCAGCCAACTCCAGTCCACTGACCGGGGCCTCGCCCCCCTCCTTCATCCAGGGTCTCTGCCGGGACCCGTACTGCCTGAGCTACCACGGGACCCCTCAGCTCGGGAGCACGGGCtgctcgtcctgcctgcctgacCCCCCCTCCCTGAAGACCGGCTTCCCGCTGGTGTACCCGTCGGCCCCTCTGCACTCGCCGGTCCTCAGCACTGTCTCCACCCCGCCCCTCTACACCTACGGCTTCATGCTGCACAGCGACCCCCGGCCCCACGCCTGCAACTGGGTGTCGGCGAGTGGGCCCTGTGACAAGCGGTTCGCCACCTCCGAGGAGCTGCTCGGCCACCTGAGGAACCACACCGCCTTGCCCATGGCCGACAAGCTACTGGCGCATTACCCCTCGCCCGCCCCCTGCGGGCTCCACCTCCCTCAGGGACCGCCCGGCAGCCCCGGCGCACTGTCGCTGCGTAGCCCGCACAGTCTGCCGCTGGGCAGGTACCATCCCTACGGCAAGAGCCACCTGCCTACGCCCAGCAGTACGGCACTCAGCCTGCCCGTCACCAACCCATATTACTCCCCGTACTCCTTCTACGGACAACAGCTGACCTCCGCGTCTGCCTTGGGATACCAGTGAAAGTGCGAGTGTCCCAGCTTTTCTGGGAAGGGCAGGCGGTTGTCCCCTCTTTTTCTGGCCTTAGTCAGGACAGACTCGACACTCACACCAGGTACGTTAGCTCGGACCGCAGACTGTCCAATTTCACAATCTCACCACTTCCCTAACGATGAATGCAATGTACATACCAAACGGTCGGGTTTTTTTTGCAACAAGTTCtcttatttaaaaatatttttcattcTGTTTCCTGTGGGAAGGGCGGGAGTTGAAATGCATGTTTTAGTAATCCCTCATTCCGTTCTCTTTGGAGATTTTTTCCCTTATTTTTAACCTGTACAATGGAGATGTAATATTTTTTTGTATTGTATTTCAAAGGGGAtgataaatatgatggcagggCTATCCGAGATGTGGGACGTCTTATTTTGTTATTAAATGAGAGCCTGATTATATTTATATTCTGACGGCTTCTGCTTTTCATGAAATCTTCAGCCATTCCCcatgctaagcacacatcccgaGGGCTGCTTGTTGCTGTAGGATACTGAAGGAGGCTcctactgtgggaggggtggtactgagggagggtcacactgtgggaggggtggaactgagggagggtcacactgtgggaggggtggtactgagggtgagtcacactgtgggagggtggtactgagggagggtcacattgtgggaggggtggtactgagggagagtcacactgtggggggtggtactgagggagggtcacactgtgagaggggtggtactgagggagggtcacactgtgggaggggtggtactgagggagagtcacactgtgggaggggtggaactgagggagggtcacactgtgggaggggtggtactgagggtgagtcacactgtgggagggtggtactgagggagggtcacattgtgggaggggtggtactgagggagagtcacactgtggggggtggtactgagggagggtcacactgtgagaggggtggtactgagggagggtcacactgtgggaggggtggtactgagggagagtcacactgtgggaggggtggaactgagggagggtcacactgtgggaggggtggtactgagggagagtcacactgtggggggtggtactgagggagggtcacactgtgagaggggtggtactgagggagggtcacactgtgggaggggtggtactgagggagagtcacactgtgggaggggtggtactgagggagggtcacactgtgggaggggtggtactgagggaggggtggtactgagggagggtcacactgggaggggtggtactgagggagtgtcacactgtgggaggggtggtactgagggagggtcacactgtgggaggggtggtactgtgggaggggtggtactgagggagggtcacactgtgggaggggtggtactgaggaagagtcacactgtgggaggggtggtactgagggagggttacactgagggaggggtggtactgagggagaatcacactgtgggagtgggcgtactgagggagggtcacactggagtggttactgagggagtgtttgatTGTGGGAGGGGCATTATCAGAAGTGCCTTGTTTGAATTAGACATTAAACTGGCTGTTCAGACACAGCATAAAAAACCTGCCAGCAGATTGGTA comes from Mobula hypostoma chromosome 8, sMobHyp1.1, whole genome shotgun sequence and encodes:
- the LOC134350308 gene encoding zinc finger protein 703-A-like; the protein is MRQSARGAGAGVGTEPERSESEQAERSLKSPEPGAASRRPPVLSMLSAHILQSDYMQPVPAAPLSPIELDAKKSPLALLAQTCSQIGKPDPQPSSKLGSVVPSEKESPRPASCLKLGEAGAEDKSSFKPYSKVGEAAEGGSDKPGFRAPGGPCQAFPGRPPSLPALSPSAHVDPKAGEVEERKEAEGRACQERSPISTAHSRPESGPPRDTAGAAKGEVSGGGSGLVPGHVAPVSPYKPGHSVYALPPSSMGYPASIVGTYSPAFPSPLVGGVEPKPAVVGGSLTGCPPLSAGKSANSSPLTGASPPSFIQGLCRDPYCLSYHGTPQLGSTGCSSCLPDPPSLKTGFPLVYPSAPLHSPVLSTVSTPPLYTYGFMLHSDPRPHACNWVSASGPCDKRFATSEELLGHLRNHTALPMADKLLAHYPSPAPCGLHLPQGPPGSPGALSLRSPHSLPLGRYHPYGKSHLPTPSSTALSLPVTNPYYSPYSFYGQQLTSASALGYQ